A single genomic interval of Halorubrum aethiopicum harbors:
- a CDS encoding glycoside hydrolase family 15 protein, which translates to MRLRTAITEHKRRRGERYSTERPTTVGAFTGDGGRLVHVGPDGDAHDCSYALSGVGGTDRVRIGIAGSGGVRWLADLETTRQHYDGDTPLVETEYDAGRYTVHQFDLVVGDAHLTHVVLRGSPPANADLVASCAFAPDMVEGRVGNLVHEGAGPADGDVIEVFHRREHDFLTASTGLSAAHGQRQETIPQLLGEDDGRTPHRGEIDEREDTSLTPDVVVRAPFERDGRTERVTLVSRPVLDENGGSPSAPRDGTRLAEDADRAQRLETVSRIATAHADTESVREAAEARAPAVPDSVPRGATVASDLRALDFLESASGGRIAGPEFDHFYATSGGYGYTWFRDEAEASSALLAASEELELDAREDLLASAAFLCRTQDADGSWPHRVWADSGKVAPGWANARIEAGDGASPNDQLDQPASVVAFLAELRRTTEVPEPLRARVDEAIADAVAFLRETTLDDGLPRRCQNCWENAIGRFTHTGATYLRAFASVARAPLGADLRAAAATAADDAAAGLQDRWIPELERFPQRASNGDGDERADASTFALADALAEYVALAGERPTVAGGGAEADSPLGPVPDAVDLDALVSQVSTHVRTSIDALGRETEHVEGLVRFVGDDWRTAEQGGAKVWSIATLWGAVAAGTVGGILRSRDENADPLFSAARRLYALCESDGPFANESGLLAEQVFDDGDLDSATPIAWAHALRLDATATLARHGTLPVPHDRPSGPEAPRWTTGRKFGVGTPADHAAEDPVPVWFTLTEGALTEARFPRIDVMNLRTFDFLIADPETGHTVRTFDETGHVTTTETITRTTEPSAEDALAYRQTIRESGDGHGHSWTLTVEYAVDTAGDAILADVEFEGARAYDVYAVADTALANVGTDDRGSRVGDGPYHLLAHSESGNRPPGKLVDDEGEPFEVAAAVTSADGFDWAGAFAAGDDGLESLFGGGERAAAGEVDATASGNVVLAGLLGSGTTVSETVAIGFAERGDTAAALGEAEGALSRGFEAVESAYVDTWREWLAGREYPDAVTGDPDLEAQYRFALMTLAAVEDKRHDGAGIASPSVPWGETEYAEEDRGYGYNFVWSRDLYQVFTALVEVGEVERGADALAYLYNTQQDGSGFLPQNTYIDGRTRWGGEQMDNIAFPSVMAWQLYERGVTLSDADYDYEQVRRSVGYVARNGPQTAQERWEEEAGYSPSSIAAEIAGLTCAAALALAEADRIEAGGSAAEGDDDSGTSDAPSPGSLRADALAWLALADDWADRVEEWCATDTGTDRHDETPYYLRITADGDPNAGRPRTIANDGPTYDEREIVDGGFLELVRLGVKPADDPVVRNSVEVVDDSIRVDTPHGPAWYRYVGDAYGELGYGDPGGPWAGTGDGKGRLWPIFTGERGEYELRARADGPDAFGGTDDAALEPGSLLETMAGFGNDGRMLPEQVWDREHPTEYGWEFGEGTGGATPLAWSMAGFIRLAHGVDAGEPVETPAVVRDRFVERDRPAAPELTADAELEDGAVVVAGETTGERVAVFTAGGSALATPTDGAFEVRIADDDARTVVVAAATDEEFESAGTAVERIRL; encoded by the coding sequence ATGCGACTGCGAACCGCGATCACGGAACACAAACGTCGCCGCGGCGAACGTTACTCGACGGAGCGGCCCACCACCGTCGGGGCGTTCACCGGCGACGGCGGTCGGCTGGTCCACGTCGGGCCGGACGGCGACGCTCACGACTGTTCGTACGCGCTCTCCGGCGTGGGCGGGACCGACCGAGTCCGGATCGGGATCGCCGGAAGCGGCGGCGTGCGGTGGCTCGCCGACCTCGAGACCACCCGACAGCACTACGACGGCGACACCCCGCTCGTCGAGACCGAGTACGACGCCGGCCGGTACACCGTCCACCAGTTCGACCTCGTCGTCGGGGACGCCCACCTCACGCACGTCGTCCTCCGTGGGTCGCCGCCGGCGAACGCCGACCTCGTCGCCAGCTGCGCGTTCGCGCCCGACATGGTCGAGGGCCGCGTCGGCAACCTCGTCCACGAGGGGGCCGGCCCCGCCGACGGCGACGTGATCGAGGTGTTCCACCGCCGGGAACACGACTTCCTCACCGCCTCCACCGGCCTCTCGGCGGCGCACGGCCAGCGCCAGGAGACGATCCCCCAGTTGCTCGGCGAGGACGACGGCCGGACCCCGCACCGCGGCGAGATCGACGAGCGCGAGGACACCAGTCTCACGCCCGACGTGGTCGTCCGGGCTCCCTTCGAGCGCGACGGGCGGACCGAGCGCGTCACCCTCGTCAGCCGCCCCGTCCTCGACGAGAACGGAGGGTCCCCGAGTGCGCCTCGCGACGGAACGCGGCTCGCGGAGGACGCCGACCGCGCCCAGCGGCTCGAGACGGTCTCGCGGATCGCGACCGCCCACGCCGACACCGAAAGCGTCCGCGAGGCGGCCGAGGCGCGCGCGCCGGCGGTCCCCGACTCGGTTCCCCGGGGAGCGACGGTCGCGAGCGACCTCCGGGCGCTCGACTTCCTCGAGTCGGCCTCCGGCGGTCGGATCGCCGGCCCCGAGTTCGACCACTTCTACGCGACCTCCGGCGGCTACGGCTACACGTGGTTCCGCGACGAGGCGGAGGCGTCGAGCGCGCTGCTCGCCGCGAGCGAGGAGCTCGAGTTGGACGCGCGCGAGGACCTCCTCGCGTCGGCGGCGTTCCTCTGTCGCACCCAGGACGCCGACGGGAGCTGGCCCCACCGCGTCTGGGCCGACTCCGGAAAGGTCGCGCCGGGCTGGGCGAACGCCCGGATCGAGGCGGGCGACGGCGCGAGCCCCAACGACCAGCTCGACCAGCCGGCGTCGGTCGTCGCGTTCCTCGCGGAGCTCCGGCGTACCACGGAGGTACCCGAGCCCCTCCGCGCCCGGGTCGACGAGGCGATCGCCGACGCGGTCGCGTTCCTCCGGGAGACGACGCTCGACGACGGGCTCCCCCGCCGCTGTCAGAACTGCTGGGAGAACGCCATTGGACGCTTCACGCACACGGGCGCGACGTACCTCCGCGCCTTCGCATCGGTCGCGCGTGCCCCGCTCGGGGCGGACCTGCGGGCCGCGGCCGCGACCGCCGCCGACGACGCGGCCGCCGGGCTCCAGGACCGGTGGATACCCGAACTCGAGCGGTTCCCGCAGCGCGCCAGCAACGGCGACGGCGACGAGCGCGCCGACGCCAGCACCTTCGCGCTCGCGGACGCGCTCGCCGAGTACGTCGCGCTCGCTGGGGAACGACCGACCGTCGCCGGTGGCGGTGCCGAGGCGGACTCTCCGCTCGGTCCCGTCCCCGACGCGGTCGACCTCGACGCGCTCGTCTCGCAGGTGTCGACGCACGTCCGGACGTCGATCGACGCGCTGGGACGCGAGACGGAGCACGTCGAGGGGCTGGTCCGGTTCGTCGGCGACGACTGGCGGACGGCGGAACAGGGCGGCGCGAAGGTGTGGTCGATCGCGACGCTGTGGGGCGCGGTCGCCGCCGGCACCGTCGGCGGGATCCTCCGGTCGCGCGACGAGAACGCGGATCCGCTCTTCTCCGCCGCCCGCCGGCTGTACGCGCTGTGTGAGTCCGACGGCCCCTTCGCGAACGAGTCGGGCCTGCTCGCGGAGCAGGTCTTCGACGACGGCGACCTCGATAGCGCGACGCCCATCGCGTGGGCGCACGCGCTCCGTCTGGACGCGACCGCGACGCTCGCGCGACACGGGACGCTCCCGGTGCCGCACGATCGCCCCAGCGGCCCGGAGGCCCCGCGGTGGACGACCGGCCGAAAGTTCGGCGTCGGCACGCCCGCCGATCACGCCGCAGAGGACCCGGTCCCCGTCTGGTTCACGCTGACCGAGGGGGCGCTGACGGAGGCGCGGTTCCCCCGGATCGACGTGATGAACCTCCGGACGTTCGACTTCCTGATCGCCGACCCCGAGACGGGACACACCGTCCGGACGTTCGACGAGACGGGCCACGTGACGACGACGGAGACGATCACGCGAACCACCGAGCCGAGCGCCGAGGACGCGCTCGCGTACAGACAGACGATCCGCGAGTCCGGCGACGGCCACGGCCACAGTTGGACGCTCACCGTTGAGTACGCGGTCGACACTGCGGGCGACGCGATCCTCGCGGACGTCGAGTTCGAGGGGGCCCGCGCGTACGACGTGTACGCGGTCGCGGACACCGCGCTCGCGAACGTCGGCACCGACGACCGCGGGAGCCGCGTCGGCGACGGCCCGTACCACCTGCTCGCCCACAGCGAGAGCGGGAACCGCCCGCCGGGGAAGCTGGTCGACGACGAGGGCGAGCCGTTCGAGGTCGCCGCCGCGGTCACGAGCGCCGACGGCTTCGACTGGGCGGGCGCGTTCGCGGCCGGCGACGACGGGCTCGAGTCGCTGTTCGGCGGCGGCGAGCGGGCGGCGGCCGGCGAGGTCGACGCGACCGCGAGCGGCAACGTCGTGCTTGCCGGCCTCCTCGGGAGCGGGACGACCGTCTCCGAGACGGTCGCGATCGGGTTCGCCGAGCGGGGCGACACCGCGGCGGCGCTCGGCGAGGCGGAGGGGGCGCTCTCGCGCGGCTTCGAGGCCGTCGAGTCGGCGTACGTCGACACCTGGCGCGAGTGGCTCGCCGGGCGGGAGTACCCGGACGCCGTGACCGGCGACCCCGACCTCGAGGCACAGTACCGGTTCGCGCTCATGACGCTCGCGGCCGTCGAGGACAAGCGTCACGACGGGGCCGGGATCGCCAGCCCGTCGGTCCCGTGGGGCGAGACGGAGTACGCCGAGGAGGACCGCGGGTACGGCTACAACTTCGTCTGGTCGCGCGACCTCTACCAGGTGTTCACCGCGCTGGTCGAGGTCGGCGAGGTGGAGCGCGGCGCGGACGCGCTCGCGTACCTCTACAACACCCAACAGGACGGCTCCGGGTTCCTCCCGCAGAACACCTACATCGACGGGCGGACCCGCTGGGGCGGCGAGCAGATGGACAACATCGCGTTCCCCTCCGTGATGGCGTGGCAGCTGTACGAACGCGGGGTGACGCTCTCGGATGCCGATTACGACTACGAGCAGGTTCGCCGGTCGGTCGGATACGTGGCCCGGAACGGCCCGCAGACCGCCCAGGAGCGCTGGGAGGAGGAGGCGGGCTACTCGCCGTCGAGCATCGCCGCCGAGATCGCGGGGCTGACGTGTGCGGCCGCGCTCGCGCTCGCGGAGGCGGACCGGATCGAGGCCGGCGGCTCCGCCGCGGAGGGTGACGACGATTCCGGCACGAGCGACGCGCCGTCACCCGGATCCCTCCGCGCGGACGCGCTCGCGTGGCTCGCGCTCGCCGACGACTGGGCCGACCGCGTCGAGGAGTGGTGTGCGACGGACACGGGGACGGACCGCCACGACGAGACGCCCTACTACCTCCGGATCACCGCCGACGGCGACCCGAACGCCGGTCGGCCGCGGACGATCGCCAACGACGGGCCGACCTACGACGAGCGCGAGATCGTCGACGGCGGCTTCCTCGAGCTCGTCCGGCTCGGCGTGAAGCCCGCCGACGACCCGGTCGTCCGCAACTCCGTCGAGGTCGTCGACGACTCCATCCGGGTCGACACCCCGCACGGCCCCGCCTGGTACCGCTACGTCGGCGACGCCTACGGCGAGCTCGGCTACGGCGACCCCGGCGGCCCGTGGGCCGGCACCGGCGACGGGAAGGGACGGCTCTGGCCCATCTTCACCGGCGAGCGCGGCGAGTACGAGCTCCGCGCTCGCGCCGACGGCCCGGACGCATTCGGCGGCACCGACGACGCCGCGCTCGAGCCGGGCTCGCTGCTCGAGACGATGGCGGGCTTCGGCAACGACGGCCGGATGCTCCCCGAACAGGTGTGGGACCGCGAGCATCCGACCGAGTACGGCTGGGAGTTCGGCGAGGGGACCGGGGGGGCGACCCCGCTCGCCTGGTCGATGGCGGGGTTCATCCGCCTCGCACACGGCGTCGACGCCGGCGAGCCCGTCGAGACGCCGGCGGTCGTCCGCGACCGCTTCGTCGAGCGTGACCGCCCCGCGGCCCCGGAGCTGACCGCCGACGCCGAACTCGAAGACGGCGCGGTCGTCGTCGCGGGCGAGACGACCGGCGAGCGGGTCGCGGTCTTCACTGCCGGCGGGTCGGCGCTCGCGACGCCGACGGACGGCGCGTTCGAGGTCCGGATCGCGGACGACGACGCACGGACCGTCGTGGTCGCGGCCGCCACGGACGAGGAGTTCGAGAGCGCGGGCACCGCGGTCGAGCGGATCCGGCTGTAG